Within the Bacillus sp. FSL K6-3431 genome, the region CCCGCCAATCTATAGGTATATATTGAAGTTCTTCCTCACTAAGCTTGCTTATATCTTCTCCATGAACCATTGTTCCAATTTTAATACCTAGCTCATTGTATTCAACCTTATTAGATGTATTTTCTTTTTGGGGGACTTCTTGTATCCCAGAATCTTCTTTAATACTTACATCTAATTCATCTTTACTAGTACTTTTAGGAATTGATTCTCCATTAGACTTTATAATTGATTGTTCTTGATTCCTGTATTCCGAATTTAAATGAGCATCTATTTCATTTGTAGATTGTGTTTCTTCTTCATTATCCTTAATTATTACTTGTTCCTTACTTGATTCAAGTTCTGATTCCATACTTTGTTCTTGCTTTACTTCTAGCTCAATCTCTTCAGTGAGTATTTCCCCATCCTCTATGTTTTCCAGCGCCAACAAGGAATATGGAAACAATGACGAATAGAACAAAAAAACAGTCACCATGATGCCTAACTTCTTCATATTTTCCTCCATCTTTTTATTAAAGATATTTTATACCAACTATAAATCTATATCGGTTATTTAATTAAACATTTTAAGTGAATTTTTAATTTCACCCAATATATCTAATTACTAAATATGTACTTAAAATGAGAAAGTACCCTGATTAATGGATTTCCTCCATTATAATCAGGGTACTAATAAGCCTTTTGAATTATTTATATCTAGGTATTTCAAGCGTTATTTTATACGCATCTAGTAAACTGTACAGTTGATTCATTCTAGTTGTCTGTTTATAGGCCCAGCCTATGTCTGTTGCATATTGTTTACCAATTGTATTATTTGTTGCAGCATAATTGGGATTCCAGCGCATTTTATATAAAGTGTCTAGTCCTTGCTTTATATATTCATTCCCGATAAATTTAGCGCCACCTGTAATTGCTTGTGCAGGAGTAAACCAACCTTCATCATAGGCTCTTTTTGCTCCACATTCTACCGGACAACTGTCATATGCCCCTATTCCGTACATATTATAAACTGTTTTACCATTATATTTTACTCCTTTTGCTAATGTAGAGCTACCATTTCCTGTTTCTAATAAAGCATGTGAAATTAAATAAATTTCATTAACTCCATTTGCTTTTCCCGCATCCACAAAAGCCTTCGCTTGCCCCGCTAATATACCGCGCCCTTTAAGAATTTTCTCGTTTACTTCAGCCACATCAATATTTGCACTGTGCGACAGTTTTAAAAATTGTAATGAGTCTTTAAAACTAGTGAAATTATTAGGATTTAAATAATATGATACATCTGACTTGAGAGCGGGTCCCCATATTGTATTTTTCACATGATACCAAGTATATCCATCTTTTCCTTTTGCACTATCATATATAGTTAGCTTGTTACCATTAACTTTTTCATAAAAAGCATATTCAGTACCTGGTCCTCTTCTTATATTCCAGTTAGATTTTTTCACTGTACCATTTCCATCTTTAATATTTACTATTTCGAAGGCGTCTTCTCTCAACCAGAGTTTATAAGTTTGCTTATATATATCGGTCACAGGAAAAGATTTCATTTGGATATCTGATATATTATTAAGAGTTATATTATAATTTGTATATGTTTTTACAACTTCTTTAATTGGTATATTAGTAAGATAGTTGTTGTGTATCCATACTGTCTTCCCATTCAACTTTCCACGATACCATGTGTTATTACCCACTTTTTCTGTCAAATGAACCTCAAACGTTTCAGCTCTATACTTAGAAAGGCCATAAACCAAATCTTTCGAGCCGCCCCAAGCTTTATTATAAGCACTGCCTGAACCTTTTATGTAGAATATTTTGGACTTCTTATCAACACCAACATGTGCATTGGTCGACAGGTCTCCTGATTTTACCCATCCTACTATTCCCTTAGTACTGCTTGGCTCCTTACTAATTAAATAAAATAATTGTCCACCTACATTAGCTTGCTTTTTAATATAATACACTTGATTTGTTCTTACCGATCCAGCTATTTTAGCTGAAGATTGATTAAGTACATTGGCATATATCTTTACATTTGCATTGCGGAGATGCCCTAGTCTACTTATACTTTTTTCATCTAAACTCACTAGATAGCTAGAATGAATCCATACTGTCTGTCCATTTAACTTTCCGCGGTACCAAGTATTGTTACCTACTTTCTCCGTTAAATGCACCTGAAACTCTTGTGTTTTAAATTTGGAAAGGTCTTTGTATACTAAATTTCTCGAACCTCCCCAAGCAGTGTTATACGCACTACCTGATCCTTTGATATAGAATGTTTTAGATGTCTTATCAATTCCAATGTGTGGGTGGGTTGATATGTCCGACGCTTTTACCCAACCTACAACACCGTTAGTACTACTTGCTTGAGTACTAATTAAGTAATATGTTTGTCCATTTAATATTGCTTTCTTTTTAATGTAATACACCGTATTCGTATACTTTGATCCGGCATTTATTGACCTACCACCAACTGTTTGATAAATCTTCACATTCGTGTTTCTAATATGACCTAATAGACTCGTTGTACTCTCTTCCATGGTTGTTACAAAACTAGAATGGAGCCATACACTTTTTCCATTCAATGTTCCACGGTACCAAACGTTGGTACCCACTTTTTCTGTTAGATGGACCTTGAATTCTTGGTCTTTATATTGGGTAAGTGTTGGATATACAACGTCTTTTGTTCCACCCCAAGCTTTACTTGTAGCTTTACCAGTACCTTTGATATAAAAAGTTTTGACTTTCTTATCAACTCCAGCATGGGTATGTGTTGATAAATCATTTGCCTTTACCCAACCTATAACTCCCTTTACACTACTTGGCTGTTTACTAATCAAATAATATTTTTGTCCGTTTACTGTAGCTTGCATTTTAATATAAAATACAGTATCCGTGTTAGTTGTACCCGCATTGACAAATGTTGAATTATTTTCTAAACTTTGATATATTTTTACACTTGTATTCCGAATATGACCAAGCATACTAGTAGGACTTTCTTGAATCATAGACGCAAAGGTTGAAAATGTTTGAACCTTTACATGCTCTTTGATTTCAGGTTCATTTGCTTTTTTATTTTGGAGTTCAGAATCTGATATATTTTCTTTTTCATCTACATCGCTTTTTTCAATGACCTTTTCATTACTTATATTAATTTCTTGTTCTACGCTTTGCTTTAATTCCTCTTTATTTTCGGAAGGCATTTCTTCCGGATCAACTTCCTCAATTTTATCAGAAGTTTCCCCTTCAATCTCTTTAGGGTCTATCACTTCTACTTCATCACTTTTATTTTCCTCTAATTGATTTTCTTCGCCAATATCCTGCTCTTTATCCGAAGTATCAATATTATTGTCTATTAGTGATTCTTCATTACTACTTTCAATAGTTTTCTCTTCCATTATCACACTCTGATTTTCTACTCTCTCATCAGCTAGTATGGTCAGCGGGAATGTCGAAGTATAGAATAAGAGTACTACTATTAGGATCAATAATTTTTTCATTCAATTTGTTCCTCCATATCAAAATATTAATAAGACTTCTAATCTATTATACTATTATATCGGATACAGAAAAAAAAATTGAAGGATTATGTAAAAATAAATACTAAATTAAGACTTTTTCTTCAACTATCTATCTCGCCTATATTCATAAACGTCATTTCTTCCTTTACTGCTTTGAAAAATAAGCGATTCTATTTAGCAAGATTTGCAATTTATTTCCCAGAAATTATGTGTACATTCAAATTGACATATTTTAGTGCACAATAAATTAATACTTGACTATGTTCTAGTCCTTACCATAATTGTAACCAAAATGTATTTTACGTTTACGACGAAACATAGTAATATATAGAATAGCCTAATTATTTTTCACGTTACTTGGCATGGCATTTAATAAATGATAAAGGAGTACTACCCTCATGGGACGACAACAATATACTAAAGTTAAAAGAAAAAAGAAAAACCGTGGTCGGATATTTTGGTTTATCATATTTCCGATATTACTTGTTGCCGGAATTGGCCTTAGCTATGGATCATACCTATTTAAAAAGGCAGAAACAATGATGGGTGATTCCTATTACGAGGATCGCGATGGAAAATCAGATCTTCGAGATAAAAAAGTAAATCCCAAAATAGATAATGTGTCGATTTTATTTATTGGCATTGACGAAAGTGCTAAGCGTAGCCAGGGTGACAATACTCGTTCAGATGCGCTTATGCTCGCTACTTTAAATGAAAAAGAAAAATCAGTAAAACTTGTGACAATCCCACGTGATTCTTATGTGTATATCCGCGAGGTTGGTTATTCGACAAAGATTAATCATGCACATAGCTTCGGCGGACCAAAAGCTACGATTGAAACGGTTGAAGATTTACTTGATATACCTGTTGATTATTATGTCCGCTTAGATTTTGAAGCATTCATGGAAATAGTGGACGCACTTGGGGGAATTAATATTGATGT harbors:
- a CDS encoding GW dipeptide domain-containing protein, which translates into the protein MKKLLILIVVLLFYTSTFPLTILADERVENQSVIMEEKTIESSNEESLIDNNIDTSDKEQDIGEENQLEENKSDEVEVIDPKEIEGETSDKIEEVDPEEMPSENKEELKQSVEQEINISNEKVIEKSDVDEKENISDSELQNKKANEPEIKEHVKVQTFSTFASMIQESPTSMLGHIRNTSVKIYQSLENNSTFVNAGTTNTDTVFYIKMQATVNGQKYYLISKQPSSVKGVIGWVKANDLSTHTHAGVDKKVKTFYIKGTGKATSKAWGGTKDVVYPTLTQYKDQEFKVHLTEKVGTNVWYRGTLNGKSVWLHSSFVTTMEESTTSLLGHIRNTNVKIYQTVGGRSINAGSKYTNTVYYIKKKAILNGQTYYLISTQASSTNGVVGWVKASDISTHPHIGIDKTSKTFYIKGSGSAYNTAWGGSRNLVYKDLSKFKTQEFQVHLTEKVGNNTWYRGKLNGQTVWIHSSYLVSLDEKSISRLGHLRNANVKIYANVLNQSSAKIAGSVRTNQVYYIKKQANVGGQLFYLISKEPSSTKGIVGWVKSGDLSTNAHVGVDKKSKIFYIKGSGSAYNKAWGGSKDLVYGLSKYRAETFEVHLTEKVGNNTWYRGKLNGKTVWIHNNYLTNIPIKEVVKTYTNYNITLNNISDIQMKSFPVTDIYKQTYKLWLREDAFEIVNIKDGNGTVKKSNWNIRRGPGTEYAFYEKVNGNKLTIYDSAKGKDGYTWYHVKNTIWGPALKSDVSYYLNPNNFTSFKDSLQFLKLSHSANIDVAEVNEKILKGRGILAGQAKAFVDAGKANGVNEIYLISHALLETGNGSSTLAKGVKYNGKTVYNMYGIGAYDSCPVECGAKRAYDEGWFTPAQAITGGAKFIGNEYIKQGLDTLYKMRWNPNYAATNNTIGKQYATDIGWAYKQTTRMNQLYSLLDAYKITLEIPRYK
- a CDS encoding LCP family protein, translating into MGRQQYTKVKRKKKNRGRIFWFIIFPILLVAGIGLSYGSYLFKKAETMMGDSYYEDRDGKSDLRDKKVNPKIDNVSILFIGIDESAKRSQGDNTRSDALMLATLNEKEKSVKLVTIPRDSYVYIREVGYSTKINHAHSFGGPKATIETVEDLLDIPVDYYVRLDFEAFMEIVDALGGINIDVPYAFSEQNSKDKANAISLEAGMQKLDGEEALALARTRKLDNDIERGKRQQEIMKAILKQAASTTSVLKYGQVIDAIGPNMRTNMTFDEIKAFVDYGISGNLNIETLTISGDDAYIPNSSGKNVYYWQLNDASLEELKATLKQHLDVASGIEETKMATP